The nucleotide window TAACTAATTGTTCTTGAGCTGCTTGAAGCACCTCTAAAGGTAAAGCAGAAGGCCCAGCATTGAAATTAAATGCACGTTGATTTGTTGAATTCAAATGGAAACACTCCTTTTCTAGTGTGAATATAACTATATAATACACTGTTCTTTTATTATTATGGAAAAATTCTTAAAATTCCTTCTATAAAAAGTAGAAAAGAGTAATTTTTTTATGTAAAACACGAATATTTTGACACGAATAAGACTGAATATTTGTCTTAAGCTTGAATTTAATGTGGGAATATGCCAGTATAGAGGGGATTAGTAAAGGAGGAGTTTTAATGGAAAATTTACCAAATTGCCCACAATGTAACTCGGCGTATACATATGAAGATGGGGCGATGTATGTTTGTCCAGAATGTGCATATGAATGGTCTACGACAGAGGAAGCATCTGTAGAGGAAGGGCTAGTTGTACGTGACGCAAACGGCAATTTATTAGCAGATGGTGATACTGTAACAGTTATTAAAGACTTAAAAGTAAAAGGAAGCTCCTCTACATTAAAGATTGGAACACGTGTGAAAAACATCCGTTTAGTAGAAGGTGACCATAATATCGATTGTAAAATTGATGGCTTCGGCGCAATGAAATTAAAATCTGAATTTGTTAAGAAAAACTAAAATAAAAAAGGGGGCGCCCGAAAAGTCATTTGGGGACGCTCCTTTTGCGACGAGGATGGTAACAATTTGCTCCTGCGGTTACTCGTCGCAGTTAAAACCATTTGCTCCTGCGGTTACTCGTCGCAGTTAAAACCATTTGCTCCTGCGGTTACTCGTCGCAGAAAAACTCAATTGTGACCACCGCAGGAGCACCATTTTAATCAAAAATTGACGGTTCAACGTCAAATGTTGGGGTGAGGTAAAATTCACGTCACCCCAAATGAACCCCGATATTTTTATACTGAATGTTTAATAAGATTTTTGCTTTGAAGTGATCGAAACGCCGAAAGCCATATGCGTTGCGCTTCATCACTTTTGTTCTGTTGTTAATGCCTTCTAAAAATCCATTGGAATAAGGGAAGATAAAACTGTTCAAGATCTCTACCTGCCAGTTTCTAAAAGTTTTAATGGCCTTTAAAAACGCATGCATCTGCTTCGTTTCCACTTCCTGATAAAACACTTCTAACCGCCTTTTTACTTCTACTACATTTTCTGCTGTTGTAGCCC belongs to Lysinibacillus louembei and includes:
- a CDS encoding zinc ribbon domain-containing protein YjdM; this translates as MENLPNCPQCNSAYTYEDGAMYVCPECAYEWSTTEEASVEEGLVVRDANGNLLADGDTVTVIKDLKVKGSSSTLKIGTRVKNIRLVEGDHNIDCKIDGFGAMKLKSEFVKKN